A single window of Rubripirellula lacrimiformis DNA harbors:
- a CDS encoding WD40 domain-containing protein, with translation MIRPTTKTLVVMLAFGFQSLAKADGLPIDELPQDHEVIFSRDVAPVLKKNCVACHNASNEEGGVNLESVAKMKSSDVDDVLVPGKPEASLLFLLASHTDDPVMPPQDNDVSASAMNPVELALLRRWIQSGAVVDQGASDPIKRSWQPLPSMLQTVYGSAMTADGRLSAVGFGNQIRLFGAKSGQSIETLGTGADDQRKPAHDDFVQDLFLDPSGRHLVSAGYRNVKFWEMSPFESTSIPAIDADDVLATAMNTSGSHLAVLSRRGKLSVAEVGKDRWLWMKSFGVPDEFGSDDPPQVHVAVGADGHQAAIGWGNTIRIVRIDSENSAVADATDRITSMLWRGPDQLMTADAVGNVDFWKRDGSAWTKTAHKVSDQSVLGIYAATPQTGPVVAIDVSGKVAIWNETSSVFDDAGKLPAPALSASLTPTGDKLWITTASGSLGQYSIADKSMVEVAELDPVAEARWASDNWQTLVSETLVATHDKEVKQVEKDVAAEEKNLETSAKEIETKTKLRDEKTAGAVEAQKAAQAAAAKLAEAKSAQQTGNQKRDEIAESVKQLAAKVSDLETQLAKAKQEHADAVKQLAGIADAKTLEAAVKAAADAVTKADQAKTTKDSELSNAAAALQSAEGIKSRGEKRLKDLTALRQRQQEALAGAKAEQEKRNSDEAASKTLLDQSRATGQTFAVMAAGTRILTQAASSDGQTHGPWSLWSGAGDWLAELPDMPSGGQLVASGDRCVLVRDASGKTHALASSPRLMQLRKTIGSSNGPSPFADRVLCVDVDPSGNLLASGGGEPSRSGELMIWNANDGSLVRKISKPHADTVLCVRFSPDGKTLATGAADQMVKLWDVESGKLIKTLEGHTHHVTSIAWNINRRQLATGSADASVKIWSVDSGQATRTISGFKTDVTGLVFVGRDDRIGVACGDSHFRIYRTDNGSRETNAQVVGGYLYAIDSNRDGSRFVVGGAGGVASLIDKSGKQQVQYSPSNE, from the coding sequence ATGATCCGTCCGACAACAAAGACGTTGGTTGTCATGCTGGCCTTCGGCTTTCAATCGTTGGCGAAAGCAGACGGTCTGCCGATCGATGAACTGCCGCAAGATCACGAGGTGATTTTCAGCCGGGACGTTGCGCCGGTCCTGAAAAAGAATTGTGTGGCCTGTCATAACGCCAGCAACGAAGAAGGCGGCGTGAATCTTGAATCGGTGGCCAAGATGAAGTCATCGGACGTTGATGATGTTTTGGTCCCGGGGAAACCAGAGGCCAGTCTGCTGTTCTTGCTGGCGTCTCACACCGACGATCCGGTGATGCCGCCGCAGGACAACGATGTTTCTGCTTCCGCAATGAACCCGGTCGAACTGGCGCTGCTGCGCCGTTGGATCCAATCCGGTGCCGTCGTCGATCAGGGGGCCAGTGATCCGATCAAGCGATCGTGGCAACCGCTGCCATCGATGCTGCAGACCGTCTACGGTTCGGCAATGACAGCGGACGGAAGGTTGTCGGCGGTTGGTTTCGGAAACCAGATTCGGTTGTTCGGTGCGAAGTCTGGCCAGTCCATCGAGACGTTGGGAACGGGCGCCGACGATCAACGGAAACCTGCTCACGACGATTTTGTCCAGGATCTGTTTCTGGACCCCTCGGGTCGCCATCTTGTTTCGGCCGGATATCGAAACGTCAAGTTTTGGGAAATGTCGCCGTTCGAATCTACCTCGATTCCCGCGATCGATGCGGACGATGTTCTGGCGACAGCGATGAATACCAGCGGCAGTCATCTTGCGGTGCTGTCGCGGCGAGGCAAATTGAGTGTGGCGGAAGTCGGCAAGGATCGATGGCTATGGATGAAAAGCTTCGGCGTTCCCGACGAATTTGGTAGCGACGATCCACCCCAGGTTCACGTTGCTGTGGGGGCGGATGGTCATCAGGCCGCGATCGGGTGGGGCAACACGATCCGTATCGTTCGCATCGATAGCGAGAATTCCGCAGTCGCCGATGCGACCGATCGGATCACGTCCATGCTCTGGCGTGGCCCGGATCAGTTGATGACTGCGGACGCCGTTGGGAATGTCGATTTCTGGAAACGTGATGGATCCGCTTGGACGAAAACGGCGCACAAGGTTTCTGATCAATCGGTGCTGGGGATCTATGCCGCCACGCCACAGACCGGTCCTGTGGTCGCGATCGATGTCTCAGGCAAGGTTGCCATTTGGAATGAAACCAGCAGCGTCTTTGACGATGCCGGGAAATTGCCCGCACCCGCCCTGTCCGCTTCGCTCACACCGACCGGCGATAAATTGTGGATCACAACTGCCTCGGGATCTTTGGGGCAATACAGCATCGCTGATAAAAGCATGGTTGAAGTGGCCGAATTGGATCCGGTCGCAGAAGCCCGATGGGCAAGCGACAACTGGCAGACGCTGGTATCGGAAACTTTGGTCGCCACCCACGACAAAGAGGTCAAACAGGTCGAGAAAGACGTGGCGGCGGAAGAGAAGAATTTAGAAACGTCGGCCAAAGAAATCGAAACCAAAACAAAACTGCGAGACGAGAAAACGGCTGGTGCTGTCGAAGCCCAAAAGGCGGCCCAGGCGGCGGCTGCCAAACTTGCCGAAGCGAAATCTGCACAGCAAACCGGAAATCAGAAACGAGACGAAATCGCCGAGTCGGTCAAACAACTGGCCGCGAAAGTCTCGGATCTGGAAACTCAGCTAGCGAAAGCGAAACAAGAGCACGCGGATGCCGTGAAGCAATTGGCTGGCATTGCTGATGCAAAAACGTTGGAAGCTGCGGTCAAAGCCGCAGCAGATGCGGTTACCAAAGCCGATCAAGCCAAGACGACCAAGGACAGCGAACTTTCCAATGCCGCCGCGGCGCTGCAGTCGGCCGAAGGAATCAAGAGCCGTGGCGAAAAGCGTTTGAAAGATTTGACCGCCCTGCGACAGCGGCAGCAGGAAGCCCTGGCTGGAGCCAAAGCGGAACAAGAAAAACGAAATTCGGATGAGGCTGCTTCGAAAACTTTGCTGGATCAATCGCGAGCCACCGGCCAAACGTTCGCCGTGATGGCAGCGGGAACTCGGATTTTGACACAAGCGGCCAGCTCGGATGGCCAGACGCACGGTCCATGGAGTCTTTGGTCGGGCGCCGGAGACTGGTTGGCAGAGTTGCCGGACATGCCCTCCGGTGGGCAGTTGGTCGCCAGCGGCGATCGTTGTGTCCTGGTTCGTGATGCCAGCGGAAAGACACACGCGTTGGCAAGTTCGCCCCGCTTGATGCAACTTCGCAAGACGATTGGTTCGTCGAATGGCCCCAGTCCGTTTGCTGATCGTGTGCTTTGTGTTGACGTTGATCCATCGGGCAACTTGCTGGCCAGCGGCGGCGGCGAGCCATCGCGAAGCGGTGAATTGATGATCTGGAACGCAAACGATGGATCATTGGTGCGAAAGATTTCGAAACCGCATGCCGACACGGTTCTATGTGTTCGCTTTTCACCTGATGGAAAGACGCTGGCTACCGGAGCCGCCGACCAGATGGTCAAGCTGTGGGATGTTGAATCCGGAAAGCTGATCAAGACCTTGGAAGGGCACACCCATCACGTCACTTCCATCGCCTGGAATATCAATCGCCGACAATTGGCAACAGGATCAGCCGATGCGTCGGTCAAGATTTGGAGTGTCGATTCAGGGCAGGCCACGCGAACAATCAGTGGATTCAAAACGGACGTCACTGGACTGGTTTTTGTCGGGCGTGATGATCGCATCGGTGTGGCCTGTGGTGATAGCCACTTCCGGATCTATCGAACGGACAACGGATCCAGAGAAACCAACGCCCAGGTCGTTGGCGGATACCTGTACGCAATCGATTCCAACCGGGACGGCAGCCGGTTTGTCGTCGGCGGCGCTGGCGGTGTCGCATCCCTGATCGACAAGTCGGGGAAACAGCAGGTGCAGTACTCGCCCAGCAACGAGTAG